The genomic region CATCTCTCTTGCCCGTCGACCGTGTGCCTGGAGCCAGTCCCGTCACGCTCTCGCCTCCTCCTGTAGCGCTCACAGGTCCCAGAACTGATGGCATTCCCTTCGCCCTGTGTCTGCAGTGGGTTCCCTCTGTGCATCCTTCCCCCCAGGCAGCCTTGCTCTCCTCCAGGGCATTCCTGGGGGTGAGGGGGCTACCCTCTCCCAGTGTTTTTTATTCCTATGGGGCTTACCCCAGAGTATTAAAAGTAGCTTTGTAATTCCTCTGATGCCTGTGTGACTTAAGGGGTCCGATTGTGGGGTGGGGTTGGTAGGGTGGGTTGCCTTCTCAGACTGGAGGAGAAACATTTAAGAGTTGATTTGTAGCTTGATAAAATGATGGGAAGAAGCAGATTATAGAAACTACCTTTATTCTCTATTAACCACTTTGAGGAAATGTGTGTGGAAGAATCCTGAGAACCCAAATGCCTCagatcatttcctttttcctttgtcttccttGTACTTttgactttttccccctcttctaaATCAGCTCCTGAAAACCAGTTCAAGGCAAGAGAGGGATCAAGTTAATTATCTAATGGTAGTTTCTTGGGTGTTGCTTTCTGTGCCTTCCTCCTTCTGCCTGGTATGTTTGTCCTCCAGTGGCAGTCATTCCCCAAGTATGATCCTTTTGTCCCCAAGATCATGACTGAAACTTAGCAAAGCCCCTATACCTTAGCCTTGGGGCATTCTTGAGGGACTGCTTTGCTTTAGGGATTGTAATCCTTAACTACATTATTAGTTCCAGAAccaattttaatttacttttcctttgtcCAAAGAAGAACAGTGTGTGCTCTCTGTGTCTCCCCACTACTCCCCCTTCTCCTGATATTATTGACCAGTTTCCTCCCTTCTTGTTAGAGGACTGAGATCTGAGAAGTGTTAGGTGGTGGTGGATAGCAGGTGTTTGGCTGCTTACTGGGGAGTCGGTTCTTTGCCAGGAGCTGCTGGCCCAGAGAATTGGAGACCTACCTCCCTGGACAGAATTGTGGCCAGGACCCTGTCCATCATATCTCAAAACAGCATAACCACAGTGCTCACTATTCTCCCCTTAGCTTCAAAAGATAGCCAAGAAAACCAGTTATTTTTGTAATAAGCTGTGTCCTTTTTTTACTTAACCCAGCATTATTAAGGGCAGAACAGCTGATGGGCTCCAGTTAGGTAGAGACATGGATTCGACGGCAGCGCCGACGTACAATACGAGCAGGTTGAGAGGGTCCAGTGGTTGGGCGGCAAAGCGGAATCAGTAGCAGTCCCAAGTAGAGAAGTACGCAGGTCCAGCATGAAGCGATCTTGACCCAAAAGGTAGCCCAGCTACCTCTTGTGAAAGTGGTTTCCAGCTCTGCCCCTTCATAACTGTAGGGCCAAGATCTCTGTTTAGAGGGAGCAGATCCTTGGCTCTTAAATAGATATCTTTCCATCACTTTAGGCTTACTGACAAACTCAAGTCCTATCTCCCAGACTCTCTGGGATTTCCCACTTCTTAGCAAGTCAGGGGTCAAGGCTGTTTTGGTACAGGATTCGCCTTACCTGAACCAGTTAGTGAGAGTGACCATAACATAGAGTGAAGCAAGGAAGAAGACAAAGTGGAAAGCAGAGTAGCTGTAGGAGAGTCGATGAGAAGTTTGTAGTGCACCTGAGCCTGTCTCCTGTCCACTGGGCCCTTCAGAGAGGAGAGGGCCAGGGTTTAGGCTCCTGGCCACCAGCTCCCTCACCCTCCAGAGCTCCCCACTACACtgtgcttcccccccaccccccacttcacACTCACCTCTCTCTGGTGATAGATTGTTTGGGCAGCAGAAGCAAATGGAGGGCTTCTACAAAgtaaagcaaaattttaaaaaaggatggaCGGGGAGGAGCTTTGGGAATGGTCCACAAGGGCAGGGATGTATATTGGGGGATCCCCGGTAAGAATTCTGGTTTGGGACTTCGCAGGCACAGAAGGATATTGAGATTTTCATCCTCACCTGAAACTCATAGCTGTAAACCTTGACCATCCACAAAGGACCAAACACTTCAGCCAGGTAGGAAGCCTCATTactgtgggagggaagagggttaACTAGCCGATTCAGCAGCATTATAGAAGGTTTTATAACAGGGATGATGACTGGGGGATGGGTGGCTTTAAAATCAGGGTGAGAGGTTCCTCTTGGGTATCCTTGAACCCCAGTCTGGTGTGGCAGTTCACTGTATGGGTGTTTAGGGCCAGTAAAGTGCTTTCAGCTGATTAATTGTGGGCTTTAAATAAGTGCTCAAATAGATGTTGACCTGGTTTTGGCTTATGGCATCGTTTTTCCCAGAAGTTGCCCTTGTCTTGGGATGTTTCTTATTCTCTAGACCTCAAACTGATTTCAGTCTCCAGTCATTCTTCTGTTGCCTATTTTCTCTTGCTGTCTTTACCCCTTCCACTTCTTGTAGTGTTTCCCTTTTGACACCTTTACCCACCAGGCAAAAAGCACACAGGCATACATGATGCCAGCACTCAGAATGGTCAGAGATGTATCCGGTGTCTGTGCCTCTGCCTTGCTTACACCAGGGCGGCATATGGTATGGTTCTGTCCCCGAAGTAGCACTGCGGGGATGAAACAGGgagtaaagagaaggaaaatgtgaGAGCGAGTGTAAGAATTGGGCAGAAATGGGATGGGAGTGAATGGGAAAATGGCACAAAGAGCCCTGGGTTCTCTACTCACCCCTTTCTGGGGGCCTGCTGGACAATGCAGAGAAAGTGAGGTACATGATATAGCAGCTAATGATGGAGGCTTGTAGGGGGCCAGAGCAGGGTTGTTCTGAGAAGAGACACCAAAGACTTTTGCTCTTTTAGGGGCAACAATAACTTGCTTGTCCCAGGGATCCTGAAGGCAGGACAAATTCACCAAAATAgcacccttccttccccctccccgcccaaAAAGGGGAGGCCAGATTAGAAAACAAGAATGGAATGGGGACCGGAATTTGGCAGACTTGTTAGGGAAAACATCCACTTAATGGTAGGGAGAGAGGGTTAGATCCAGAGGTGTACCCACTGAGGCGGATGTAGGGAgtgatggagaggagggagaggatgccACAGAAGCAAAGGTTCAGGCTGAGGAGAGCCTTGTTGAGCAGGCAGCCGGCAGGATGGGTATAGTGGTGGAATAGAAGGAATGCACCTGTTCCAGCTATGCTGTAGAAAACCAGTGTGGCCAGCAGCACTGCCCCAAACCAGCGCCAGTCCTGGGCAGCCCCTGTCAGCCTGTGTGAACGTGAGAACCATGAGCAACCCAGCTCTGCAGTCCCCATACAGCCAGGCCTGTTCCCATCTCCCATTAAATTAGAGTCAGCATGACTTCCTAGTCAAGATTCTCCTAGCTTTTTACCTGCCTAAGTGAATCCCACCTCATTCCACCTCCCCGGTAAtgatggggtgggaggtgggggcatCATCACATCGTGTTACAGTCCACCCCCACTGCTGTTGCCACACTGCTCTCTGTATCTAGCACCTGTTTAGTATCTCTGCATCCTAGGGATGATCTCCAGGGATGTTCCCCCTCACCAGTTTTTGTTCCAGGTGTGAGCAAAGGCTGTGATGAGCACCAGCTGCAGTAGTATGAAAGCGAAGCCTCCACAGATACCCACATAGTGCCATGCTGTAGGGTGAGCTTCAATAAGTAAATATCGTTCAACTCCAATTTATCATTGGATgtacttctcccttcctccccttcccaccacCCTCAGGTGATGAGCCAAGGTTAGAATGAGGGCTGAAGGTTACCTGGAAAGATATGCTCATCTGGGATATAGAAGGCAGCAGTACAGAGGCCCAACAAGGCCAGCAGCTTCAAGAGCCAGAAGCTGGGTCACAGGAGAGAGAACACATGCTCAGGGCAGAAGGAGTAGGAAGGGATAAAAGTTATTAGAAAAGAAGGAGtattaatagctgacatttatggagCACTATAaggttatctcgtttgatccttacagctCTCTAAGGTAAGTGGTGACCTCATAGGAAAAGAGATCAGGTTACCAGACAGAGAGACAATGGCCTTATAAGATTGCTGAAACTTTGCCCTCTCCTCCTATCCTTGTGGCCTGTGTTCCCTAATCTGGCCCATTTTAGCCCTTCCTGGAACTTAATTTGTTTCTGCCTTTTCCCCAAGGTtctattcccttctttccccagATAAAACATTGTATTCCCCACATACCCATTGTGCAGCCGAGCCCGGGGGCTGGTGGAAGAGTTGACATTAAGCAGGATCACAGCTTGTAGCAAGTAGAAGGTGGCAGTGCCCGCACATACTCGGTACACAGCCCCAGAGCCAGTTGGTATTGGGCAGTTATCCTGCCCAGAGGGAGCAGTACACAGACCAGAGGGGATTAATACCTGGGGGCAGGCAGGGCAGGGGttggaagggagagcagataggaaTAATCAATTTTGTGGAAAGAAAAGCACTTTGCTCCCCACACTATTCTAAAATTTGCTTCAAGTATTCACTTAGCCACATCCCCAAGGTTCTCCCATCTACCCAGCTTCCTTCACATTCCAGCGTttccctcactttttttttttcttgctccaCTACCCTGGCCACCCTTAATCTGTTGACCTCACCCACTTTGCCCCAGAAGACGTCCAGGACTGTTCGAGAGAGCAGGAGGCAGCAGGTGGCTGAGGCCCCCACATGTAGAAGGGTGTAAAGCAGTCGACTGCTGGTAGATTCCTTGAGAGGAGGCAACCCAGAGTAACAGCCACTAGTCCAGGAGGCAGGGCCACAGCAGCACGATGCCTGGGAACAAAGATGATGTAGAACAGTTGTCTCTAAAATTCCTCACTGGGGGTAATTGAAAATGGTAGAAATCTAGATGGGGGGGTGGTAGTGTGCTCAGAAGGGACTAAGGTGAATGTGTGTTAAGGAAGATGTTAATGGATGGAGCAGCCTTCAAGgaaatcttcccttcttcccagacATCTAATTTCTGGATTCATTTTCATTTAGATTGGAGCTCTCAGATGCTCTGGGCTCAATGCTGCTCACTGGTCCTTCAGACACAGGACTACATCAAGCAGACCCTGTCCCAATAGTTTTGTTTATCCAGATCTTAAATTACAACCAATATCTGACCCCTCCCTAGGGGTTCTGATTAGGGTTCTGAGGAAGAAATTCAGAGGTTAGGAAGATGGGAATGGGGAATTTCACAGTCAGGGTAAAAGATTAGTTGAGGGGGCAAAGTTGGCCCCATTTGAAGGTAAAGTGGCTCCTGAATGCCTTATTCTCAGCAAACCGTACACACACAGCATATGCTCTCTCACCTGGTACAAAACAGTTCTTTCCACAGTACTGTTGATCGAGCTCCACTGCTGGACCGGGTCCAGGGATGAGTTAGGGCTTCTGGGAGGAGCCTTCACTCCTACCATCCCTGTCCTAGAGTCCAGGGGTCTAATTAGTGCTTCCGCTAAGGAAAAAGGAAGCAACTTGCCCCGTCCTCAGTGCCTCAGAAATTGCCTGAACATCCTGGCTGCGGCTGTTCAGGAGGAGCAGGTTGGCTGGGTGGGAGTCAGGACCCCTGGGAGAAGCAACCCGGCGGTCCCATATCTCCTGCACTGTGTTCATGCATGTACGAATATGTCGGTGCTGTGTACTCGTGACTACTTCGGGCCCTACCTCCTTTTCCCCCCACGGGCCCCCGGTCAATCCACAGATTAGGTGGGCGGTTTGCAGATCTGGTTTGGGCTGGATTAACTTCGTTAATGGG from Trichosurus vulpecula isolate mTriVul1 chromosome 8, mTriVul1.pri, whole genome shotgun sequence harbors:
- the SERINC4 gene encoding serine incorporator 4 codes for the protein MVGVKAPPRSPNSSLDPVQQWSSINSTVERTVLYQASCCCGPASWTSGCYSGLPPLKESTSSRLLYTLLHVGASATCCLLLSRTVLDVFWGKVGEVLIPSGLCTAPSGQDNCPIPTGSGAVYRVCAGTATFYLLQAVILLNVNSSTSPRARLHNGFWLLKLLALLGLCTAAFYIPDEHIFPAWHYVGICGGFAFILLQLVLITAFAHTWNKNWLTGAAQDWRWFGAVLLATLVFYSIAGTGAFLLFHHYTHPAGCLLNKALLSLNLCFCGILSLLSITPYIRLKQPCSGPLQASIISCYIMYLTFSALSSRPPERVLLRGQNHTICRPGVSKAEAQTPDTSLTILSAGIMYACVLFACNEASYLAEVFGPLWMVKVYSYEFQKPSICFCCPNNLSPERGECEVGGPSGQETGSGALQTSHRLSYSYSAFHFVFFLASLYVMVTLTNWFSYEGAELETTFTRGSWATFWVKIASCWTCVLLYLGLLLIPLCRPTTGPSQPARIVRRRCRRIHVST